A section of the Anabaena cylindrica PCC 7122 genome encodes:
- the purU gene encoding formyltetrahydrofolate deformylase has product MTKPTATLLISCPDQRGLVAKIANFIYSNGGNIIHADQHTDFAAGLFLTRLEWQLDGFNLPRDLIAKAFNAIAQPLNAKWELHFSDTVPRLAIWVSRQDHCLFDLIWRQRSKEFHAEIPLIISNHPHLQDVAEKFGIDYHYIPITKENKKEQEIKQLELLQQYKIDLVVLAKYMQIVSADFIRQFPQIINIHHSFLPAFIGANPYHRAFERGVKIIGATAHYATADLDAGPIIEQDVVRVSHRDEVDDLVRKGKDLERVVLARSVRLHLQNRVLVYGNRTVVFE; this is encoded by the coding sequence ATGACTAAGCCAACAGCAACTTTACTAATATCCTGTCCTGATCAACGGGGACTAGTAGCAAAAATCGCCAATTTTATCTATTCCAATGGTGGAAATATTATCCATGCCGACCAGCATACAGATTTTGCTGCTGGTTTATTTCTCACTCGCCTAGAATGGCAATTAGATGGGTTTAATCTACCACGAGACTTAATTGCAAAAGCATTTAATGCGATTGCTCAACCTTTAAATGCTAAGTGGGAATTACACTTTTCTGATACTGTTCCACGTCTAGCAATTTGGGTTAGTCGTCAAGACCATTGTTTGTTTGATTTGATTTGGCGACAACGTTCAAAAGAGTTTCATGCTGAAATTCCCCTAATTATTAGTAATCACCCTCATCTACAGGATGTAGCAGAAAAATTTGGCATTGACTATCACTATATTCCTATTACTAAAGAAAATAAAAAAGAACAGGAAATTAAACAATTAGAATTACTACAACAGTACAAAATAGATTTAGTTGTATTGGCAAAATATATGCAAATTGTCAGCGCTGATTTTATTCGACAATTTCCGCAGATTATTAATATTCATCACTCATTTTTACCAGCTTTTATCGGCGCTAATCCCTATCATCGAGCCTTTGAAAGAGGTGTGAAAATTATTGGGGCAACGGCACATTATGCGACTGCGGATTTAGATGCAGGCCCAATTATTGAGCAAGATGTGGTGCGGGTAAGTCACCGAGATGAGGTGGATGATTTGGTGAGAAAGGGCAAGGATTTAGAACGAGTTGTTTTAGCTAGGTCAGTAAGATTACATTTACAAAATCGCGTCTTGGTATATGGGAATAGGACAGTAGTTTTTGAGTGA
- a CDS encoding DUF4340 domain-containing protein: MKRTTLILILLALGLGGFVYLYEIKGATQREEVQENKQQIFTFTADDVQSLTVKTKDITLNLERNDKPESPKWLIKSPISEPANDAIVAYLLDLLVKGTSEKTLSIPNNQRSEFGLEKSPTNIEIKLKNQQSHQLIIGKLNFNNSFLYAQVNPTNQTNDNINILLVSKDFLNAVNREISEWKQVENSSESQPLPGLPESIPNK; encoded by the coding sequence ATGAAACGCACAACATTAATTTTGATACTTTTAGCCCTGGGTTTGGGTGGTTTTGTTTACCTTTATGAAATTAAAGGTGCAACTCAGCGTGAAGAAGTTCAGGAAAATAAGCAGCAGATTTTTACTTTCACTGCTGATGATGTCCAGTCTTTAACAGTCAAAACAAAAGACATAACATTAAATCTAGAACGTAACGATAAACCTGAATCACCAAAATGGCTAATAAAATCGCCAATATCAGAACCCGCTAATGATGCGATTGTTGCTTATTTGCTGGATTTATTAGTCAAAGGCACAAGTGAGAAAACTCTATCCATTCCCAATAATCAACGAAGTGAATTTGGTTTAGAAAAATCCCCAACAAATATCGAAATTAAACTCAAAAATCAGCAAAGCCATCAGTTAATTATTGGCAAACTTAATTTTAATAATAGTTTTTTGTATGCTCAAGTTAATCCCACTAATCAAACAAATGATAATATCAATATATTGCTAGTATCTAAAGATTTTTTAAATGCAGTCAACCGAGAAATATCCGAGTGGAAACAGGTAGAAAACAGCAGCGAATCACAGCCTTTACCGGGTCTTCCTGAATCAATTCCCAACAAATAG
- a CDS encoding GldG family protein, with the protein MIKKKPWKLIFLLGPFLIAAGLAIALLSDKWKLLPLILLTSGIVICGIWIVVQNRQSKWWQQRSTQAGTNAIIATFAVLTILGLINFLSTRYHLRADLTETQLFTLAPQSKELVRTLPQTAKVWVFTREQNYQDQELLENYSRQSNNFKFEYIDPQARPGLAEKFGVKDFGEVYLEFVDKRQLVQTINENERLSEVRLTNRLQQITTNSTTKVYFLQGHGEHQLTAGKGAVSEAIQGLTDKNFTASPLNLAENPQLPEDAAVVIVAGPKRELFPSEVKALQEYLNRGGNLLLMIDPNTDPKIDSLLQDWGVKLDNRLAIDNSGQSLGLGPAAPLVTEYGEHPITKDFGNGISFYPLVRPLEVTPVPGIEYTPLLRTKPYPSSWAESDQQSENLEFNEGKDLKGPLTLGVALKRNLATPTASPTPIASPTPTVSPTPTVSPTPTASPTPIASTKESRLVVLGNSDFATDGLFQQQLNGDVFLNSVTWLSQQDQQPLSIRPKEPTNRRITMSTIQANLLTISSLLLLPFIGLATGAIIWWKRR; encoded by the coding sequence ATGATTAAAAAGAAACCTTGGAAACTTATATTTTTACTAGGTCCATTCCTGATTGCAGCTGGTTTAGCAATCGCACTTTTATCAGACAAATGGAAATTATTACCTTTAATATTACTAACTTCTGGTATTGTTATCTGCGGTATCTGGATAGTAGTACAAAACCGACAGAGTAAATGGTGGCAGCAGCGTTCTACCCAAGCAGGTACAAACGCCATTATCGCCACTTTCGCAGTATTAACAATATTAGGACTAATTAACTTTTTAAGTACTCGCTACCACCTCCGGGCAGACTTAACAGAAACTCAGTTATTTACCCTCGCCCCCCAATCTAAAGAATTAGTGCGTACCCTACCACAAACGGCTAAAGTCTGGGTATTTACCAGAGAGCAAAATTATCAAGACCAAGAATTACTAGAAAATTATAGTCGCCAAAGTAACAATTTTAAATTTGAATATATTGATCCCCAAGCTAGACCAGGACTAGCAGAAAAATTTGGAGTCAAAGATTTTGGCGAAGTTTATCTAGAATTTGTAGACAAACGCCAATTAGTACAGACAATAAATGAAAATGAACGCCTATCAGAAGTTAGGCTAACAAATCGCCTGCAACAAATCACCACCAACAGCACCACTAAAGTCTACTTTCTCCAAGGTCATGGCGAACACCAACTTACAGCAGGTAAAGGTGCCGTATCAGAAGCAATTCAGGGCTTAACTGACAAAAATTTCACCGCCTCACCGCTGAATTTAGCTGAAAATCCTCAATTACCTGAAGATGCTGCTGTCGTTATCGTCGCTGGCCCCAAACGAGAGTTATTTCCAAGTGAAGTCAAAGCTTTACAAGAGTATCTTAATCGTGGCGGTAACTTATTGCTGATGATTGACCCCAATACTGACCCAAAAATTGACAGTTTGCTGCAAGATTGGGGCGTAAAACTAGATAATCGTTTAGCTATAGATAATTCTGGACAAAGCTTAGGACTTGGGCCTGCTGCACCTTTAGTCACAGAATACGGAGAACATCCCATCACTAAAGATTTCGGTAACGGTATTTCTTTCTATCCCCTAGTTCGTCCTTTAGAAGTTACCCCAGTTCCAGGTATCGAGTATACTCCTCTATTAAGAACAAAACCCTATCCCAGCAGTTGGGCAGAAAGCGACCAGCAAAGTGAAAATTTAGAGTTTAATGAAGGTAAAGACCTCAAAGGCCCTCTAACTTTAGGCGTGGCACTAAAGAGAAATTTAGCAACACCAACAGCTTCACCAACTCCAATAGCTTCACCAACACCAACAGTTTCACCAACACCAACAGTTTCACCAACACCAACAGCTTCACCAACACCAATAGCGTCTACCAAAGAATCACGTTTAGTAGTATTGGGAAACTCGGATTTTGCTACAGATGGCTTATTTCAACAGCAATTAAATGGAGATGTATTCCTCAACTCAGTAACTTGGCTGAGTCAACAGGATCAACAACCACTTTCCATTCGTCCCAAAGAACCGACAAATCGCCGCATCACCATGTCAACTATCCAAGCAAATCTATTAACAATATCTTCTTTATTACTTTTACCTTTTATCGGTTTGGCAACAGGGGCTATTATTTGGTGGAAACGAAGATAG
- a CDS encoding ABC transporter permease — MGIVLANIIAIYRRELQSYFVSPLAYAIAGIFWFIAGLFFVMILLGPGGILPTVAAYDIQGQQIGVPVPPIDVPYEFVRAFLDRMGWLLLFILPILSMGLYAEERKRGTLELLATSPVTNWAVAVGKLLGVLTFFTTLILPLLGFEAIALSSSNPPMSPIIPLLGHLGLILLAAAILSIGMFISSLTDSTLLSAVLSFGVIILLLFIDVIAKTIPGPIGLALGHISLLKHYNTLIQGIFDTSSLIVFASYIILGIFLTAQSIDALRFQRR, encoded by the coding sequence ATGGGTATTGTTCTGGCTAATATTATTGCCATTTATCGCCGGGAGTTACAAAGTTATTTTGTATCTCCTTTGGCCTATGCTATTGCTGGCATTTTTTGGTTTATTGCCGGCTTATTCTTCGTGATGATTTTATTAGGGCCTGGTGGAATTTTGCCCACAGTCGCCGCTTATGACATCCAAGGACAACAAATAGGTGTACCAGTACCACCAATAGACGTTCCTTACGAATTTGTGCGGGCATTTTTAGACCGCATGGGCTGGTTATTGCTGTTTATTCTGCCAATTTTGTCCATGGGATTATATGCCGAAGAACGCAAGCGGGGAACATTAGAATTATTAGCCACATCACCAGTCACTAACTGGGCTGTAGCGGTGGGTAAATTATTAGGAGTGCTAACGTTTTTCACAACATTGATTTTACCTTTACTCGGATTTGAAGCGATCGCACTTAGCAGTTCAAATCCCCCTATGTCACCCATCATCCCCTTACTCGGTCATTTAGGATTAATCTTACTAGCCGCAGCAATTTTATCCATAGGAATGTTTATTTCCTCACTCACAGACAGCACACTTTTATCAGCTGTCCTCAGCTTCGGAGTCATTATATTACTGTTATTTATTGATGTAATCGCCAAAACCATCCCCGGACCAATAGGTTTAGCTTTAGGTCATATATCCTTACTAAAACATTACAACACCTTAATTCAAGGCATTTTCGACACCAGCAGCTTGATAGTATTTGCCAGTTACATCATCTTAGGCATCTTTCTCACAGCCCAATCAATCGACGCACTCCGCTTCCAACGCCGTTAG
- a CDS encoding ABC transporter ATP-binding protein, with protein sequence MIEVEHLSKIYGSTSAITDVSFSVEPGEILGLLGPNGAGKTTTMRILAGYLPATRGTAKIAGYDVQENSLAVRQKIGYLPETPPLYPEMTVEGFLHFVARIKGVSSGDRSQKVQAAMQRCNLQEKRQVIIRKLSKGYRQRVGIAQAIVHDPPAIILDEPTVGLDPRQIIEVRNLIKSLAGTHTIILSTHILPEVSMTCNRVAIINGGRVVATNTPENLMTQLTDGSGYELEIAGEVSLAKQVLQNISNVILVESMPTSYKTQNRAHLRVISQPGTEPGQNIAAALIRGGFSLYEMRRVSATLEDVFLQLTTEEKNLLPEADSAATEGEAA encoded by the coding sequence GTGATAGAAGTTGAACATCTCAGTAAAATATACGGTTCTACCTCAGCCATCACAGATGTGTCCTTTAGTGTAGAACCAGGGGAAATCTTAGGTTTATTAGGGCCAAATGGCGCTGGTAAAACTACGACTATGCGGATTTTAGCCGGCTATTTACCCGCAACCAGAGGTACAGCCAAAATTGCAGGTTATGATGTCCAAGAAAATTCCCTCGCAGTCCGACAGAAAATTGGCTATTTACCGGAAACACCACCGTTATACCCCGAAATGACGGTTGAGGGATTTCTGCACTTTGTAGCTCGAATTAAGGGAGTATCGTCAGGCGATCGCTCTCAAAAAGTCCAAGCCGCTATGCAACGCTGCAATTTACAGGAAAAACGCCAAGTCATAATTCGCAAACTTTCCAAAGGTTATCGTCAAAGAGTTGGTATTGCCCAAGCTATAGTTCACGACCCCCCAGCAATTATTCTTGATGAACCAACAGTAGGACTTGACCCCCGACAAATAATTGAAGTCCGAAATTTAATCAAAAGTTTAGCCGGAACGCACACAATTATTCTCTCAACCCATATTCTTCCAGAAGTGAGCATGACTTGTAACCGCGTTGCTATTATCAATGGCGGTAGAGTCGTAGCTACTAACACACCAGAAAATCTGATGACACAATTGACAGATGGTTCTGGATATGAATTAGAAATTGCAGGAGAAGTAAGTCTAGCAAAACAGGTATTGCAAAATATATCAAATGTGATTTTGGTAGAATCAATGCCGACAAGTTATAAGACCCAAAACCGCGCCCACCTGCGGGTAATATCTCAACCAGGAACGGAACCAGGGCAGAATATCGCGGCGGCTTTGATTCGGGGCGGATTCAGTTTATATGAAATGCGACGAGTCAGCGCTACCCTAGAAGATGTGTTTTTGCAACTGACTACAGAGGAAAAAAATTTGCTACCTGAAGCAGACTCAGCAGCCACAGAAGGAGAAGCCGCATAG
- a CDS encoding S-layer homology domain-containing protein, giving the protein MVVVTFHVNPVTGNDTNSGSRSNPFKSITRALKVIKSPGIIQLGIGTYGVASGEIFPLIIPAGMLVVGNEANKGEKIIISGSGEYQSPSFGMQNITLLLLGDASLLGVTVTNSIAKGTGIWIESTAPTLANNTFSKCGREGIFTTGNAKPAILDNLFVENAASGLMMARNSKGEVLRNVFQKNPLGIAISDFAAPLVANNQLSENRMAIALSRDARPVLRRNLITKNTQGGLLINGNAVPNLGSTQDPADNIFRDQGEFDVQNLSSQKLISVGNQLNSTQVKGLIEFIAATADTPSQVGISTSFTDLDGHWAAAFVQALVNKGFISGFPDGTFQPSTPITRAQYAALITKTFKLPASNQLNRFKDVKTDFWAAAVIASASEQGFLSGFPDGSFRSGQNLTKVQAIVSIVNGLKFSGGNPNGLTVYSDRAQIPSYAINAVTMATQKLLVVNYPQPELLEPLREITRAEVAALIYQALVARGEIEAIPSPYIVQPETEIPSFSDLVGHWAEPFIRALVSMNITQGFADGSYQPDKPMTRAQYTALIAAAFNPTPKRSATEFTDVPASFWAASAIQKAASGGFVGGFSDRTFRPDQNVQRLQVMVSLVNGLGLPAADSSILIVYTDKKSIPEYAQTAIATATAQKIVVNYPDPKLLAPTRDATRAEVAAMIYQALVALQRTKSINSPYIVIKN; this is encoded by the coding sequence ATGGTTGTTGTTACATTCCATGTAAATCCCGTGACGGGAAATGATACTAATTCAGGTTCCCGTTCCAATCCGTTTAAAAGTATTACCCGTGCATTAAAAGTTATTAAATCACCCGGAATTATTCAACTAGGAATTGGGACATACGGTGTTGCTAGTGGCGAAATTTTTCCTCTCATCATTCCTGCGGGGATGTTGGTGGTGGGTAACGAAGCTAATAAAGGTGAAAAAATTATCATTTCTGGAAGTGGGGAATATCAAAGTCCTAGCTTTGGTATGCAAAATATCACCCTCTTATTGCTAGGTGATGCCAGTTTGTTGGGTGTGACTGTGACTAATTCCATTGCTAAAGGTACTGGTATTTGGATTGAGTCAACAGCACCGACATTGGCTAATAATACTTTCAGCAAATGTGGACGGGAGGGAATATTTACAACAGGTAATGCCAAACCAGCAATTTTAGATAATCTGTTTGTAGAAAATGCTGCCAGTGGGTTAATGATGGCGCGGAATAGCAAAGGTGAAGTGTTGCGGAATGTGTTTCAAAAAAACCCTCTGGGCATAGCCATTAGTGACTTTGCCGCCCCCCTAGTGGCAAATAATCAGTTGTCAGAAAACCGAATGGCGATCGCTCTTTCTCGTGATGCTAGACCGGTGCTGCGACGCAATCTGATTACCAAAAATACCCAAGGCGGTCTGTTAATTAATGGTAATGCAGTTCCTAATTTAGGCAGCACCCAAGATCCGGCTGATAACATTTTTCGAGATCAGGGTGAATTTGATGTGCAGAATTTATCCTCACAAAAGTTAATTTCTGTAGGTAATCAGTTAAATTCTACCCAGGTGAAGGGTTTGATAGAATTTATCGCTGCCACAGCCGATACTCCCAGTCAAGTAGGAATTAGTACTAGTTTTACTGATTTAGATGGACATTGGGCCGCAGCTTTTGTACAAGCTTTGGTGAACAAAGGTTTTATTAGTGGCTTTCCCGATGGCACTTTTCAACCATCCACACCAATTACCCGCGCTCAATATGCTGCCCTCATTACCAAAACTTTTAAACTACCTGCTAGTAATCAACTCAATAGATTTAAAGATGTCAAAACTGACTTTTGGGCAGCCGCAGTCATAGCCAGTGCATCTGAACAAGGTTTTTTGAGTGGCTTTCCCGATGGCTCATTTCGATCAGGGCAAAATTTAACTAAAGTTCAGGCTATAGTTTCCATTGTCAATGGCTTGAAATTTAGCGGTGGTAATCCAAATGGATTAACAGTGTATAGCGATCGCGCTCAAATTCCCAGTTATGCTATTAATGCCGTGACTATGGCTACCCAAAAACTTTTAGTAGTCAATTATCCCCAACCAGAACTACTAGAACCATTACGAGAAATTACCCGTGCTGAGGTAGCAGCATTAATTTATCAAGCATTAGTTGCTAGAGGTGAGATTGAAGCTATACCTTCTCCCTACATTGTGCAACCAGAAACCGAGATTCCTTCCTTTTCTGATTTAGTGGGACATTGGGCAGAACCATTTATCCGGGCTTTAGTGAGTATGAACATCACTCAAGGTTTTGCTGATGGCAGCTACCAACCAGATAAACCCATGACTCGCGCTCAATATACAGCTTTAATAGCGGCTGCTTTTAACCCTACACCCAAACGCTCGGCCACAGAATTTACTGATGTACCTGCCAGTTTTTGGGCGGCCAGCGCCATTCAAAAAGCAGCCAGTGGTGGTTTCGTAGGTGGATTTAGCGATCGCACTTTTCGTCCTGATCAAAATGTTCAACGACTACAGGTGATGGTTTCTTTGGTGAATGGACTGGGACTGCCCGCAGCCGATAGTAGTATTTTAATTGTTTACACAGATAAAAAATCTATTCCCGAATATGCCCAAACTGCGATCGCTACTGCCACAGCACAGAAAATAGTGGTCAATTATCCAGACCCCAAATTGCTTGCACCCACACGAGATGCCACACGCGCCGAAGTTGCAGCTATGATTTATCAGGCGCTGGTTGCCCTCCAGCGTACTAAATCCATTAATTCACCTTACATAGTAATCAAAAATTAG
- a CDS encoding DUF1565 domain-containing protein — MLQIESCHHRKVNKLVTKLIYPEASPSVSHSILSVSFALGVVSIALLNTNFNSATAQITIRSEQKLQNERIISQANLLFVNPTIGNDQGGNGSENAPLKTITQALRTAQPDTIIMLSPGTYSLKTGEVFPITMKQGVAIQGDTRNQGRSVKIIGGGEYLSRSFGSKNVAIVSVNQAGLSGVTVTNTNIRGYGLWIESSNPLIQENTFTGNTQDGISIAGNATATISKNYFHSNGANGITVSGNARPEIRENFFQKTGFGINIAQNAAPIIVGNQIQDNRSGIIVQANSSPILRNNIIQGSKEDGLVVIAQATPDLGNAQEPGGNQFRNNGRSDINAKAAKQVVSAPGNNLVRNRLIGNVDFNARTAPIVRNPVPNSLSAQKIPTNSEIVFAAPTIPRSFNQSTVVLSHGKNNSQPSTLPTQPDTTQLNYVRIEPGVIEFTAPQASLPSNSVKTLPPNLYTSTAKGVRYRVVVPVANDSQRQVVRSVVPDAFSKVWQGRKVMQVGIFDNQDNASEMIQIFSSKGLSAFMEPLN, encoded by the coding sequence ATGCTTCAAATTGAATCTTGCCATCACCGTAAAGTAAATAAACTGGTTACAAAACTGATTTACCCTGAAGCCAGTCCTTCAGTTTCTCACTCAATATTGAGTGTCAGCTTTGCTTTAGGAGTCGTCAGTATCGCACTCTTAAACACAAATTTTAATAGTGCCACTGCTCAGATTACCATCAGATCAGAACAGAAACTTCAAAATGAGAGAATAATTTCTCAGGCTAACTTGCTGTTTGTTAACCCCACTATTGGCAATGACCAAGGGGGTAATGGCAGTGAAAACGCTCCTCTAAAGACGATTACTCAAGCTTTGCGAACGGCACAACCAGATACTATCATTATGCTTTCTCCTGGTACATATAGCCTCAAAACCGGAGAAGTATTTCCCATAACCATGAAACAGGGTGTAGCTATTCAAGGAGACACTCGTAATCAAGGCAGAAGTGTCAAGATTATTGGTGGTGGTGAATACCTCAGTCGTAGCTTTGGCAGTAAAAACGTGGCGATAGTCAGTGTAAACCAAGCAGGTTTAAGTGGAGTCACGGTCACTAATACCAATATCCGTGGTTATGGTTTATGGATTGAATCTAGCAATCCCCTCATTCAGGAAAATACATTTACCGGCAATACCCAAGATGGAATTTCCATCGCTGGTAATGCTACTGCGACTATTAGCAAAAATTATTTTCATAGCAATGGTGCTAATGGAATCACAGTTTCTGGTAATGCCCGTCCCGAAATTCGGGAAAATTTCTTTCAGAAAACTGGTTTTGGCATTAACATTGCTCAAAATGCTGCCCCGATCATTGTAGGCAATCAAATTCAAGACAACAGATCAGGAATTATAGTCCAAGCCAATAGCAGCCCTATTTTGCGGAATAATATTATTCAAGGCAGTAAAGAAGATGGTTTGGTCGTAATTGCCCAAGCTACACCCGATTTAGGTAATGCTCAAGAACCAGGTGGAAACCAATTTCGGAATAACGGTCGCTCTGATATTAATGCCAAAGCTGCAAAGCAAGTAGTTTCTGCTCCTGGCAATAACCTGGTGAGAAATCGCTTGATCGGTAATGTAGACTTTAATGCTAGAACTGCACCAATAGTCAGAAATCCTGTACCAAATTCTCTATCTGCCCAGAAAATACCCACAAATTCAGAAATAGTATTTGCTGCTCCCACCATCCCACGAAGTTTTAACCAGTCTACTGTGGTTTTATCCCATGGCAAAAATAATTCCCAGCCCAGTACTTTGCCAACACAACCGGATACAACACAATTAAATTATGTCAGAATTGAGCCGGGAGTGATTGAGTTTACAGCACCTCAAGCATCGCTTCCTAGCAATTCAGTCAAAACATTACCCCCCAATCTTTATACCAGTACTGCCAAGGGTGTACGTTATCGTGTAGTAGTTCCAGTCGCTAATGACTCACAGCGGCAAGTGGTTCGTTCTGTCGTCCCTGATGCTTTTTCTAAAGTCTGGCAAGGTCGTAAAGTGATGCAGGTAGGCATTTTTGATAATCAAGATAATGCCAGTGAAATGATTCAAATCTTCAGTAGTAAAGGTTTGAGCGCTTTCATGGAGCCTTTGAATTAA
- a CDS encoding thiamine phosphate synthase: MVEAHSQAQQIKEVVYRILDANLDRAREGLRIIEEWCRFGLNDAHLAGECKRLRQEVGNWHTAQMRAARDTPGDPGTDLTHPQEEQRSSIASLLQANFCRVQEALRVLEEYGKLYDPNMGSTFKQMRYQVYTLESTLMGYQRHQLLWRSHLYLVTSPVDNLLEVVEAALKGGLTLVQYREKTADDVMRLEQATQLRQLCHNYGALFIINDRVDLALAVNADGVHLGQQDLPIAIARQLLGTQRIIGRSTTNAQEMQKAIAEGADYIGVGPVYETPTKVGKAAAGLEYVSYAAKNCAIPWFAIGGIDASNINDVIDAGARRVAVVRSLIQSEQPTLVTQYFISQLHRK; the protein is encoded by the coding sequence ATGGTCGAAGCCCACAGCCAAGCACAGCAAATAAAAGAAGTGGTTTATCGGATTTTAGATGCCAACTTAGACCGCGCTCGTGAAGGATTGCGAATTATTGAAGAATGGTGTCGTTTTGGTTTAAATGATGCCCATTTAGCTGGGGAATGCAAACGCTTACGTCAAGAGGTAGGTAACTGGCATACGGCTCAAATGAGGGCGGCACGAGATACACCTGGTGATCCTGGTACTGATTTAACCCATCCCCAAGAAGAACAAAGAAGTTCGATTGCATCTTTGTTGCAAGCTAATTTTTGTCGTGTTCAAGAAGCACTGAGGGTGCTGGAGGAATATGGCAAACTGTATGATCCGAATATGGGTAGTACTTTTAAGCAGATGCGCTATCAGGTTTATACCCTGGAAAGTACTTTGATGGGTTATCAGCGTCATCAGTTATTATGGCGATCGCATTTATATTTGGTCACATCTCCGGTAGATAATTTGTTGGAGGTGGTAGAAGCGGCTCTCAAAGGTGGTTTAACGCTGGTACAGTATCGGGAAAAAACTGCTGATGATGTGATGCGTCTGGAACAAGCAACGCAATTAAGGCAGTTATGTCACAATTACGGTGCTTTGTTCATCATCAATGACCGGGTAGATTTGGCTTTAGCAGTAAATGCCGATGGTGTGCATTTGGGACAACAAGATTTACCCATTGCCATTGCCCGACAATTACTAGGAACGCAGCGCATAATCGGCCGTTCTACTACAAATGCCCAAGAAATGCAAAAAGCGATCGCTGAAGGTGCAGATTATATTGGTGTGGGGCCTGTTTATGAAACGCCTACAAAGGTAGGTAAGGCCGCTGCTGGTTTAGAATATGTGAGTTATGCGGCTAAAAATTGTGCAATTCCCTGGTTTGCAATTGGGGGAATAGATGCAAGTAATATCAATGATGTGATTGATGCAGGAGCGCGACGGGTAGCTGTAGTGCGATCGCTCATTCAATCTGAACAACCTACTTTAGTCACACAATATTTTATTTCTCAACTCCATCGGAAGTAG
- the thiS gene encoding sulfur carrier protein ThiS, with protein MNYQISLQVNGETQSCVSETSLPELLQQLGFNPRLVAVEYNGEILHRQFWSETKIQNSDRLEVVTIVGGG; from the coding sequence ATGAATTATCAAATTAGTTTACAAGTCAATGGGGAAACACAGAGTTGTGTATCCGAAACGTCGTTACCTGAATTACTTCAGCAGTTGGGTTTTAATCCCCGGTTGGTAGCAGTGGAATATAATGGTGAAATTTTGCACCGTCAGTTTTGGTCAGAAACTAAAATCCAAAACAGCGATCGCTTGGAAGTAGTGACAATCGTTGGTGGGGGTTAG